One window of Artemia franciscana chromosome 16, ASM3288406v1, whole genome shotgun sequence genomic DNA carries:
- the LOC136037217 gene encoding uncharacterized protein LOC136037217 isoform X1, producing MCENKASYKGDKPSYFLLNGMEKPSKQPESPADDVFPFSFDENVQAPEISFDLGPLIEKVQKELKKKFPHDLASTEMKNCKRGLEEQNEKQVSKEKKKRKLESEQVMPFDNLVFDLSAYEDMNDLKPPRKSEENKLRKHHSGFYRQISSATANRVH from the exons ATGTGTGAAAATAAG GCATCATATAAAGGTGACAAGCCGAGCTACTTTCTGTTGAACGGTATGGAAAAACCTTCAAAGCAGCCAGAGTCGCCAGCAGATGAtgttttcccattttcttttGACGAAAACGTCCAGGCTCCAGAAATCTCTTTTGATTTGGGGCCGCTCATAGAAAAAGTCCAGAAAGAACTTAAAAAGAAGTTCCCTCATGATTTGGCCAGCACAGAGATGAAAAACTGCAAGCGGGGTCTTGaggaacaaaatgaaaaacaagtgaGCAAGGAGAAGAAAAAACGCAAGCTGGAATCGGAACAAGTTatgccttttgacaaccttgttTTCG ATCTCTCTGCATATGAAGACATGAATGATTTAAAACCGCCAAGGAAGTCAGAggaaaacaaattaagaaaacaTCACTCGGGATTCTACCGTCAAATATCGTCTGCCACAGCAAACCGAGTTCATTGA
- the LOC136037217 gene encoding uncharacterized protein LOC136037217 isoform X2 → MASYKGDKPSYFLLNGMEKPSKQPESPADDVFPFSFDENVQAPEISFDLGPLIEKVQKELKKKFPHDLASTEMKNCKRGLEEQNEKQVSKEKKKRKLESEQVMPFDNLVFDLSAYEDMNDLKPPRKSEENKLRKHHSGFYRQISSATANRVH, encoded by the exons atg GCATCATATAAAGGTGACAAGCCGAGCTACTTTCTGTTGAACGGTATGGAAAAACCTTCAAAGCAGCCAGAGTCGCCAGCAGATGAtgttttcccattttcttttGACGAAAACGTCCAGGCTCCAGAAATCTCTTTTGATTTGGGGCCGCTCATAGAAAAAGTCCAGAAAGAACTTAAAAAGAAGTTCCCTCATGATTTGGCCAGCACAGAGATGAAAAACTGCAAGCGGGGTCTTGaggaacaaaatgaaaaacaagtgaGCAAGGAGAAGAAAAAACGCAAGCTGGAATCGGAACAAGTTatgccttttgacaaccttgttTTCG ATCTCTCTGCATATGAAGACATGAATGATTTAAAACCGCCAAGGAAGTCAGAggaaaacaaattaagaaaacaTCACTCGGGATTCTACCGTCAAATATCGTCTGCCACAGCAAACCGAGTTCATTGA